The Ailuropoda melanoleuca isolate Jingjing chromosome 4, ASM200744v2, whole genome shotgun sequence region GCAACCTGGCATGGAGAGTCAGACCCAAGCCAGGTAAGAAGGTTgcccaggcagaggggcagggtaGCATGGGGAGAAGACGCCCATGCCAAATCTGGTAGGCATGCATGCGTGTAGGTGACCTCACATGGTTAGCCAGAGTCCAAGCAGGGTGAGGAGATGTCCACCTGTGGGGTGAGGGATGGCCTGAGTAGAATGTCAGAGCCCGGGAGAGGGTTCTTACAGCAGGGCAGCTTGTCATGGGtgctgttatgggctgaattatgtcccctcataattcatatgttgaagtcctaacccccatacctcagaatgtaactgtatttggagatagggccttaaAAAGGGTGATTAAGGGACACTGGGTAGCTcatcggttaagtgcctgcctttggcttggatcatgatcccaggggcctgggatggagtccctcattgggctccttgctcagcggggagcctgcttctccccctgcctgccactccccttgcttgtgctctctctgacaaataagtaaataaaatctttttttaaaatggtgattaAGTTAAAACGAAGGGTGGGGGAATTGAGGGgaaatgggctaaatgggtgatgggtattaaagaggccacttgttgtgatgagtactgggtgttgtacgtaagtgatgaatcactgaattctactccagagaCCAAttttgcactatatgttaactaaaatttaaattaagaaaaataaaatataatggagGGTGGAAAcaaatccaatatgactggtgtccttataagagaaaattggggcgcacacacacacagaggaaagaccatttGCAAGTCAAGCAGacaggcctcagaagaaaccaaatttgCCAATGccctgatctcagatttccaACCCctagaactttgagaaataaatttctgttgtttaaaccacttaatctgtgttttgttatggcagccctagcaaactaatacaggtGCTAAAGCCCAAAAGGGGTCAAGAGCCACCATGGGGGAGACATCACAGAGAGGAGAAGTGAATTACACATGGGGTGTCCTTGATGAAAGATTCACTCCGGGGCTCGGGGTGGGAAAGTGTATGATGCTCAAGCTCAGAACATCTTCTGCCAGAAAGGAAGTGACCAAAAAATGATAGTGACAGGTCAAGCAGAAAGGCAGCCCATTTGAAGGGGCCTTCCCTGGCCACAATGAGCACaatttgaataacaaaataaatcatgaaatacTATGATATTATGATGATAACCTACtgaattaaatagaaaactaTGTGTCTAtaatatacaattataaatgaatatagaaacaaccaaaatgttctacaatttaaaaatggggtacttgggtagctcagtcagttaagcatccaactcttgatttcgtctcaggtcatgatctcagagccgtgtggttgagccctgcatcagctctgtgctaagcatggagcctgcttggggttctctctccttctttctctctttccctctccctccttctcttaaAAAGAGTTCTACAATAAGTAAATGGTTAAACTGTGACACATCCACCCCATGGGCTaatattcagcaatgaaaagggGGAACAGACTTTCAATACAACCACTGGGATGTTTTAAACGGCACTGTGCTAAGTAAAAAGCCAGACTctaaagaatagcatggaggacattaggagaaggaagggaaaaatgaagggggtggaagtcagagggggagaagaaccatgagaaactttggactctgggaaacaaactgagggtttcagaggagaggggggaagggggatgggctagcctggtgatgggtattaaggagggctcgtattgcaatgagcactgggtgttatatgcaaataatgaatcatggaacactctatcaaaaactaatgaaatattgtatggtgactaacaaaatataataaaattaaattaaaatagaatagaagagaatacatactgcatgattccatatAGTATAGAACATTCCCCAAATGATATAGAGATGCAgaagagattagtggttgccaggggggtAGGGAGAGTGGAGATGTGGGGGCAGTGGGTGGGTAGCAGGCCGGAGAGCTTTATGGGGGTGGAATAGTGCTGTATTTTGCCAGGAGTGGTGATTCCACAAATCTACACATGTGGTAAAATGACAGGAAACTATACACACATAGTACCAATATTAATTTTCTCATGgtgatattgtactatagttaCAGAAGATGTAACCATTAGGGGAAACCAAGTTAAGGGTAAAAGGGacttctctgtactatctttgtaacttcctatgaatctataattatttcaaaataaataaaaatcttaaaaaaaagaaactttttatttatttgagagagacagagagcacgagtagggaggagggagagagggagaagcaggttccctgctgagcagggagcccgatgcaggactcgatcctgggacctgagatcatgacctgagccgaacgcagatacttaactgactaagccacccgggtgctccaaaataaaaagtttcacaAATATAGAATGTTTGGTGAAGAATAGGATACATAGATAGCTCCAAACCACCTGCACACAAAACACagattacaaagggaaaaagctAACTTTAGAGAGGCCCAGCAGTCACTGCATTAAGCAAATGATTGAAGTGAACATATTAATAGATCAAAATGTACCCCATCCAATAGGATGCAATGAGTAGAAAATAgcatcacttctgtggtattccCGCCAAAGATTCATGTCTGAATCTAATCAAGAGGAAATAGACAAACACAAATcgaacattctacaaaacaactggcctataatcttcaaaagtgtcaaggtcataaaagtCATGGAAAGACCAACAAAGTGTTCCAGATAACAAGAAGCTAAAGagatatgacaactaaatgcaactcATGATTCTCAGGTGGTCCTTCTGCTAAAAAGGACATTCAGACTGTTGGTGAAAACCTGAATGGAGCCTGAGGATTTCATGGCAGTAATGCCACAACATTGACTTCCTGATTTTGACAGCTACACTGTGGTCTACAAGAGAATGTCCCCCATTCATAGGAAATGCACACTAATTAGGGGTGATGGGGCATCAAACTGACAACTTACTCTCAAAAGGGtcaggaaaaaagttatttttactcGCAACCCTTCTATAAGTTGTTTCAGAATAAATGCCTTTATGTTAACAATAAATGATTTAGATGTCAAAGAATGAGAAACCCTTCACGAAACTGATGAAATCCTAGAACATTTCTGCAAAAATGGCACTCTTTATATTCAGGCCTGGAAAATCACACTTGGCAGAAGGCACATGCAGATCTAAAAATCTCAGAAACATGATTCTTTGTTCATTCTAAGAATTAGCACAGTCTTTCAACTAGCAATTTAACTGCATTAGCTAAAAGACGGAAATGTGTCTaactcccttttttaaaagaaagttccaGTTAAAACTTTTCTGTGTCTTACTAGAAAATGTTAGTCCCCACTTTAAATCTACTTACTATAAATGGCCTATTTCCAGGATCAATAATCCTTGGAAGACAAGGACATCCTGTACATCCTTGCTGCTGGTGTTGCCAAGCATAaggcttttctgtttccattcagGTTCTAGTCCCAGTCCAGGCCCAAAAGGACTGTCAGGAAGGTGCAGCTGGGCAGCTCACCACAAGAAAGACATGGTAATACCAACCCGCTAAGGTtcagtgaggattaaatgcaagTAAGAGTCTTGTCTTAATACACAGAACATATTAAAACTAACATTATCATTATTAACAGAGAGCAGGTTCaaggttcagctcaggtcacatcTTTGTCCTTACTTTTGTTCTCAGTCATTCCCTGTCAGCTCATGTGGTAGCCATGGGAATTTTGTCTCCTAAGGGTTGACTGGCAAGGGAAGGTTTGGTTTATAGGTCAAGTGGCCAGAATATGAAAATCTAAAACTGAGCGTGTACAAAAGTAGAATCCTTAGAAAACAATAATCAAGTCAGAAATGGCAGCCAAGGCCAGCCAGTCAGGAGGAAGCCTGTAATACCTCAAACCAGAATAGAGCATTATTAAGGGCCAAGTGAATGAACTCAGAACACTTGCTACAAGCAGACCTAGGATTCCTGTGGCTTATTATTGATCACTCACCAATCAATACTGATTGCTCATGGTGAGTCAGATTTAATAATGTATCCAAGTGAACACTGACATCCCAAACACTGCACTAGACACCTCACTGACATGACTCCATTTGAGCCTCACAATTACTTGATGTACAAGACAGGTACAATTATCattcccattccacagatgggaaaactgaagattAGAGAGATTCAGTAGCTCACCCAAGGTTACACAACTAGCAAGGGGTAAAACCAGCATTTGAACCCCAGTGTTTGGTCTCTAGAACCTGCACTCAACTGCTATTCTAAACTGCCTCCCACCACCAACCATCATTTGTGACTCCACAGCTCCCACCAACACTTATATCACACTAAGCAACTTGCTTGTTACAGTATGCTGGGCTCCAGTGCCTACAAGCCTTTGTTTCTATAGCAGTCATGCTGTAGAATGGACCAAGGGGTCTCATCAGAGTGCCAATGAGACACAGCAAGGGCAAAAAGTCTACCTTGTGGACttggagaagcaggctgccactTCTATCTAGCAGCTTCATTAGCTTGGCAAAGTAATAAGAGCTATTATAATAAACTATTGTTTTTACTTAGAAAATGCTGCCTTCctataggaaactgagggttgcaggaggggagggggtgggggatggggtaaatggatgatgggcattaaggaaggcacgggatgtaatgagcactgggtgttgcatgcaactgatgaatcactacaccctacctctgaaattaataatacactatatataaattaatttaatttaaattaaaaataaagaaagtgcTCCTTCCCACAAGGCCAACTATAAAAtaggtgtgcatgcatgtgcacacatatgcATGGGGATGTGGTGTCACCACAGATCTTTATGTATGGCTACCTACTTCTTTTTCAGAAGACCTGAGTCAGAAAAACTTTTGATGAATTAATTAGTGccataaataagtaaacttaggTATGTACTGGATAACTCTAGAGGGGTTGCCTTCTCCTTGAATTGCTTACCAATTAAGATGGAAACACAATAATAGATTTTTCAAAGTAGCAAACTCCACTTTCCCACCTAGGTAACTTTCACAAAATGATCTTATTTCAATCATCTTTTAGCTTGGAAAATTCCACACAcctcaaggaaaatattttgagttttttgaCATCTATGTGGCTATTTAAGAAGAAACACTTTACCAGGCTCCTGGCTGGGGAGATAACTCCAGTCGTAGACATCACGCTCTGGCGACAAGTGTATGCTGACTCACCACTGCCACCATCTGCCCAGGGCCTTTCCTCCTCATTCTTCAAGCCCACAGTACAGCTAGCATGCTGGGTGATGTTTCTGGATAGATCTCTAGCCAAGGATATAGGTGGTTCAGAAGGATTGTTCCTATAGTTCTGGTGATCCGGATTTTGTCTCTAGAAACCATATTTAGTTGTCAAACAGTATAATAGGACAGtcatattttgaagatttaagtcaatatatttcaaaattttaatcaatGTAGTTTCATTTAAGTGATAAGGGCAATCTTAAGTTATTATGGATGGAAAGAAAATCATTACTCAATAgactatatttgtttttctataacCTTAAAATGTTGTGCAGTTGGCAACTGCATTAAAAAGATTGTCCCATGGAGCAGATTCTGTAGTTTATAATAAATGCAGCACAAAACAAAGCACTTCTGTTACCCATGCAAGGAAAAACTAAGACAGCCACCAGCTCATGTGCAAACACTATGGTCATGACACAACCCAAGCATCCAACTGGCTAACAGGACAATCCATTCCCACCCATTGGAGAATGTATCCCCTCAAGAGTCACCCAAATAGGACTAGtggacaaggaaaaaaatagaaaataccatTATATACCTGGCCATTCCTGCCCTAAGCTTCTAGAATGACTGTGTTTCTCTGCTCTCTAGTATCTGTCCTTCTCCTCTGTTCTTAAACACAATCACATCACTACTTAGAAAAGACTTTCACTGATCtaaccatttttcttcttccaccttTTTGATCCTTCTTTAAGGTCTCAGATTTCCAGGTTTAATGGACTTGAAGTTTGCCATCTGTGCTCTGCCTGGACTTCAGACACTCACATACACCCAACCCCCTATAAGCAGACTTCCAGCCCACTCCTATCCCACATCTCACATGCTGGGCCTCTCTGTAGCTTCTTGCACTACTTCCTTCCCTCAGATTCCCAAGATTCTCCCCTGCCCGACCTTAGGTCCTATCTTGCTTCTCCACCTCCCTGCTACCTTCTTCTCTCTGATGGCTCCTCCTTCCTCATGTCAATGGTGTCACTTAGGGCTCATTTCTAAGGCCTTTCTCTCTTTGTATCTTACCTCCTCTGATGACTAATCCACTACAGGTCTTCAAGGCTTGCCTGACCATGCAACCAGCCCATATAACTAGCCCATAGCTTCTACCGCCTAATGGACACTTCTGAGCTATGCACCCTGATAATGGTGGTGACAACTATGTGCTTTACGGTTTGCAAAGCAGGCTCAATTATTTCATCCCACCAAATGGTTGCAAACCCCATGAGACTGGCATCATAACCACTGCTGAGCATTCCACCAGAGTTGTCTGTCAGGGAGGAGCTCTCCAAGGCATATGCCTCTTCCTTTCTGAGTCCTGTCTGATGGAAAACCACCACTACAGAGTGGGTTTGTGGAAGCCTCCTCTCACGTCCTAGCTATCAAGGTTCTATTAAAGATTCGGCAGTTAGGAGCTAGGTCAGTGCCCTGGACAGTGACAGGAGGTAAGTACAAGATAATCAGGAACTTGGCTCCAAAGCTCACACAGATCTGGATTCAAACCCCAGTCCTGATATTTCTCAGCTATGTGGCCTTTACCTGTATtttggtttcctcctctataaaacaTGGATCATAAATAACTCACAGGATTGTTACAATCAACTGGAACATATAAGttgcctggcacatggaaagggctcaataaatggtggGTATTGTTCTTAATTCTTAAGCCTTTACCTCAGAGTCTTTGGCTCCTTCCAAAACATCACTGAGAACTTGTATGTATTCGGTTGCACCTTTCAGGATATCAACTTTGCTAGGCTTCCTGCTTTGGGGAAGAAATGGCACAAGTGCCTTCAGTTTGGCAAAACCACGGTTGAgattttttatctgtaaaacaaaaaaaaccacagtgacaTTTGTATAGatatccacccccaccccctgtccaAACCACAGAAGAGGGTTGTGAGGACTTGTTTGTACAGCTCTCATCTGGCCGATGAACCAAAGCAGGCACATGCCAGAGTCACCGCTCCACCAGCAG contains the following coding sequences:
- the FIGLA gene encoding factor in the germline alpha; amino-acid sequence: MDAAPALLGVPPAEVLEDVLREQFGPLPQLAAICRLKRLPSGGYSSTEDLQLVLERRRVANAKERERIKNLNRGFAKLKALVPFLPQSRKPSKVDILKGATEYIQVLSDVLEGAKDSERQNPDHQNYRNNPSEPPISLARDLSRNITQHASCTVGLKNEEERPWADGGSGESAYTCRQSVMSTTGVISPARSLDRFLEVEVLIHRLPQI